From the genome of Rosettibacter firmus, one region includes:
- a CDS encoding DUF4175 family protein, which translates to MITENLYELKNRIKKFFVLEKCKELINYLLSLVSLFSLLFLLIYLLETIGKFNTTFRTILFYLLLSAIVISFILITYKIIKFFITIKKINYIEIAKKIGTHFEHIKDELANVLQLKEQPDKLHSSQLVNAAFENVYIKTKDLNFNSIVDFSSTKKLLRITLILISVTLLPLIFIPELNFALYRILNYNKNFSPPPKFYFEIYPGNKEITKGDNVLITIKTIGINPNEIFIATKYEDETDFINKKVLSDSSGTFHYEFTSVKNSFEYYAFAEGIKSDIYKISVLNRPVIKKLEVIIIPPAYSKISTTTQLDNGNINALKGSKVKLSIKSSHPLKNAMIVFDDTTSKQMRTNNDNASFEFNIYRDSKYKIIIQDEKGIPNDNPISYSIKIINDDYPVIELLSPEENIKINSDKISLVSRIQDDYGFSKLYLHYRISSSKYRQPAENYSSLALHFNKDKKEDEIYYTWDLSSLVLAEGEVVSYYLEVFDNDFVSGPKSSRTKIHTIQIPSIDELFAEAENSQENAIENLEKTLKEAEQLKDELQKISYDLKQNRREISWEEKERIEKSIDKFKNLMQKAEEISQKLAEMQNNLLQNNLLSEETLQKYNELQKILDEMTSDELKEAFKRLQETLQSLMRDNVQVSLEELKANEEYFKKSLERTINLLKRVQIEQKIDELLKRTEELTKKIEELKNKTEQSNLSDTARRNELVTRQEDITKGLNNLEEEMKKLDDKMKELKDLPLDQLEKALDEFEKQNNQELSREAEKNLQQMQKMNAITKQQQLSSNMSSMKSQFQNLQSAMQQMNQLRTYYDMMKILDDLLTLSDMQEKLKNETSKLNYNSNEFTKYSRKQNELQNNLSKILNKMTELSQKTFAITPEMGKALGKSFSEMQKSINSLQNRNGAVASQFQNKAMEYLNEAASLIKGGMEQMMSGGQGGGMMSLFQQLQQITKQQMNLNQLTQILNQGKLSQEMLSQLKRLAAEQEVIRKSLEQLNKEAQQAGKSKSLATNLEKILQDMKEVVTNLETEKINDELIKQQERILSRLLDAQRSINERDYEKQRKSVTGKDIKRTSPPDLILSKEERKNKLRDELQKAMREGYKKDYEDLIRKYFEALEKEK; encoded by the coding sequence ATGATAACCGAAAACTTATATGAATTAAAAAATAGAATTAAAAAATTTTTCGTTCTTGAAAAATGTAAAGAACTAATTAACTATTTACTCTCTTTAGTTTCTCTCTTTTCTTTATTATTTCTTTTAATTTATCTTCTTGAAACCATCGGAAAATTTAATACCACTTTTAGAACAATATTATTCTATCTACTACTTTCTGCAATAGTAATTTCTTTTATACTTATCACTTATAAGATTATCAAATTTTTTATAACAATTAAAAAAATTAATTACATCGAAATTGCTAAAAAAATTGGAACCCATTTCGAACATATTAAAGACGAACTTGCAAATGTATTGCAATTAAAAGAACAACCAGATAAACTTCACTCAAGTCAATTAGTTAATGCAGCCTTCGAAAATGTATATATCAAAACAAAGGACTTGAATTTCAATTCAATAGTAGATTTCTCATCTACAAAAAAATTATTGAGAATCACATTAATTCTTATCTCGGTTACATTGCTACCTTTAATTTTTATTCCCGAATTAAATTTTGCACTCTATCGAATATTAAACTACAACAAAAACTTTTCGCCACCACCAAAATTTTATTTTGAAATTTATCCTGGCAACAAAGAAATTACGAAAGGAGATAATGTTCTAATTACGATTAAAACAATTGGAATTAATCCAAACGAAATTTTTATTGCCACTAAATACGAAGATGAAACCGATTTTATAAATAAAAAAGTTTTATCTGACTCATCAGGAACTTTCCACTACGAATTTACTTCTGTTAAAAATTCATTTGAATACTATGCATTTGCTGAAGGAATTAAAAGTGATATATATAAAATTTCTGTATTGAACAGACCTGTAATTAAAAAGCTTGAAGTAATTATTATTCCACCAGCTTATTCAAAAATTTCAACCACAACTCAATTAGACAATGGCAACATCAATGCTTTGAAAGGTAGCAAAGTAAAACTTTCTATTAAATCATCTCATCCTTTAAAAAATGCAATGATAGTTTTTGATGATACCACATCAAAACAAATGAGAACTAATAACGATAATGCTTCTTTTGAATTTAATATTTACAGAGATTCAAAATATAAAATCATAATACAGGATGAAAAAGGAATACCAAATGATAATCCAATTTCTTATTCAATCAAAATAATAAATGATGATTATCCAGTAATTGAATTGCTTTCGCCAGAAGAAAATATCAAAATTAATAGCGATAAAATCTCACTTGTTTCCAGAATTCAGGACGACTATGGTTTTTCAAAATTATATTTACACTATAGAATCTCTTCTTCAAAATATCGCCAGCCTGCAGAAAATTATTCCAGCTTAGCATTACATTTTAATAAAGATAAGAAAGAAGATGAAATTTATTATACGTGGGATTTATCGTCACTTGTGCTGGCAGAAGGTGAAGTTGTTTCTTACTATCTCGAAGTTTTTGATAATGATTTTGTTAGTGGACCTAAATCATCCAGAACAAAAATTCATACAATTCAAATACCATCTATTGATGAATTATTTGCAGAAGCTGAAAATTCACAGGAAAATGCAATAGAAAATTTAGAGAAAACACTTAAAGAAGCAGAGCAATTAAAAGATGAATTGCAAAAGATTAGCTACGACTTAAAACAAAATCGAAGAGAAATAAGCTGGGAAGAAAAAGAACGAATTGAAAAATCTATTGATAAATTTAAAAACTTGATGCAAAAAGCAGAAGAAATATCACAAAAATTAGCTGAGATGCAGAATAATCTTTTACAAAATAATTTACTATCAGAAGAAACTTTGCAAAAATATAATGAACTGCAAAAAATATTAGATGAGATGACAAGTGACGAACTTAAAGAAGCATTCAAAAGACTGCAGGAAACTTTACAAAGTTTGATGAGAGATAATGTGCAGGTTTCTTTAGAAGAACTAAAAGCAAACGAAGAATATTTCAAAAAAAGTCTTGAAAGAACAATTAATCTATTAAAGAGAGTACAGATTGAACAAAAAATAGATGAGTTACTTAAAAGAACGGAAGAGTTAACTAAAAAAATTGAAGAACTAAAAAATAAAACAGAGCAAAGTAATTTATCTGATACAGCCAGAAGAAACGAATTGGTTACTCGACAGGAAGATATTACAAAAGGATTAAACAACTTAGAAGAAGAGATGAAAAAGCTCGATGATAAAATGAAAGAATTAAAAGATCTTCCACTTGATCAACTTGAAAAAGCCTTAGATGAATTTGAAAAACAAAACAATCAGGAATTATCCAGAGAAGCAGAGAAAAATTTACAGCAAATGCAAAAGATGAATGCCATTACCAAACAACAACAATTATCATCAAATATGTCAAGTATGAAAAGTCAATTTCAGAATCTGCAATCTGCAATGCAACAAATGAATCAATTAAGAACTTATTATGATATGATGAAAATACTTGATGATTTGCTTACACTTTCTGATATGCAGGAAAAATTGAAAAATGAGACTTCAAAATTAAATTACAATTCTAACGAGTTTACAAAATATTCAAGAAAACAGAATGAACTTCAAAATAACTTGAGTAAAATTCTGAATAAAATGACAGAGCTTTCACAAAAAACATTTGCAATTACTCCCGAAATGGGGAAAGCACTTGGTAAATCATTTTCTGAAATGCAAAAATCAATTAACTCATTACAAAATAGAAATGGAGCAGTTGCATCTCAATTTCAAAATAAAGCAATGGAATATTTAAATGAAGCAGCAAGTTTGATTAAAGGTGGTATGGAACAAATGATGAGTGGTGGACAGGGCGGTGGTATGATGTCTTTATTCCAGCAATTGCAACAAATTACAAAACAACAAATGAATTTAAATCAGTTAACTCAGATTTTAAATCAAGGAAAGCTTTCTCAGGAAATGTTATCTCAACTTAAAAGACTTGCAGCTGAACAGGAAGTAATTAGAAAATCACTTGAGCAATTAAATAAAGAAGCACAGCAAGCAGGAAAATCAAAAAGTCTTGCTACAAATCTCGAAAAGATTCTTCAAGATATGAAAGAAGTTGTAACCAATCTCGAAACCGAAAAAATAAATGATGAATTAATTAAGCAACAGGAAAGAATTTTATCTCGATTACTTGATGCACAACGATCAATTAACGAAAGAGATTATGAAAAACAAAGAAAATCAGTAACAGGAAAAGATATTAAAAGAACTTCGCCACCAGATTTAATTTTATCTAAAGAAGAAAGAAAAAATAAACTTCGAGACGAATTGCAAAAAGCTATGCGTGAAGGTTACAAAAAAGATTATGAAGATTTAATCAGAAAATACTTTGAAGCACTTGAAAAAGAAAAGTAG